The window ttctttttcttgattctttcttttaagaaaaaaaacactctTGACTCGTGTGACTCTTCTTCTTACagtatttgaatttctttttctatttagcTTTCTTATCTTcattagaaaaagatttgttACTGTTTTTACCTTAACTATTTTGGGGTTTACCTTTAATAAACAAACCACcactttgtttttccttgTGTGATGATTGTATTTCCAATTCTCTGGTTTTGAGGGCCGATAGTATGACATCtgttttgattgattttcttccatattttaaggcatttttcacttctttgtAAGCCTCGGGTAAAGAATTTAGGAGTACAAATGCCTCATTTTCATCACTGAGCTTGACTTTAAGGCTTTTAAAGTCATAAACTACTTTCTTGAACTCATCTAAGTTTTCTATTAGGTTTTTGGAAGAACCTATTTTATATGTAAAGAATTTTTCTCTTAGATACATCTTGTTTGGAAGGTCTTTGGTGGCATAGAGACTTTCTAGCTTCTTCCAAACTTTGTTTGCTGTTTATTCTTCTAGTACTTGCCTGATAATATTGTCGCCAAGGTTTAGTATTAGTGTCCATAGACATTtaattccatttcttctttttgtactGTTGTGAGGGTTGTTGGAAGTTCTGGAGGATCTAAAAGGGCTTTATGAGACTTTTGCTGTCCAAGCAAGGCTTTGATCTTTGCTTTCCATAATGTAAAGTCTCCCTTTTCATCGAACTTCTCGATTTCTACTCTTGCTATGGCCATTTTTAGGTCAGtctttcttttagtttctCCAAGAATCAGTTTGTTGAAATCAAGAaccttgctctgataccaatttgttgGGCCTgtctaatatattttgttttggacctctatttgaatacaaaataaaagaaagcttGGAGGAGAAGGAGATACATTGAGAGATGTAGAACCTTACACTTATATGGAGGTTGGAATTTGTCCCTCCATGATGGGAAAGagataattgaaaaatacaggaaaagaagagaatgagTAATTACCTTTCtccttttgttttatattcttcttctcttctctctgtATTTGTCTCACAAACCCTAGATTTTCTTTATGACCATTTTGAGTAGAAAATGCACAAAACAGTATCAAGATGAGGGAGAAAGGAAGAGATGATGCACTGTTTTTACGTGGTTCGGCCAATTGAAGCCTACGTCCACGGGGAAGgatcctttcttttattattcaaGATGAGTATACAAAAgatctctctatttttctctcttcttttcttgtagATGAAAGTGTATGTgtaaagaaaactaatttgtTAGTAATACACCTTTATATTTATAGGTGTTTTACAAGGACAAAGTTGTTAgagaaaatatgtaaaatatatgtgttggaattcatttattttaacattgCTTGTTTCGAAGTCAATTTCAGTTGAGTAAAGAAATGGCAGGTAGCACTGTTGTCAGTCTTCACAACAAAAGTAGATCCCAGTAAATACTATCTCCAAGCCCTCAAACAATGTACCATGGCAAGCATTTCTTTTTCAGACactatatatttcttttttgcgGCATTCAGTTTCCAACTATTGTATGAGATGGGGTGTCCATTCTGCAGGAGAACACAACCTAGAGCATAATCACACACATCAGTCTCAACTTCAAAAGGTTGGGTCACATTAGTGATTCCAAGAACTGGCTCCTCAATCATGGTTTGCTTCAAACCATGGAAGACGACTTGGCATTTGGAAGTCCAACCCCGTGGActgttctttttcaacaacTCAGTCAGTGGACTTTCTCTTTTGGAGAATCCTTATATGAATTGCCTGTAATAATTAGCTAATCCAAGAAATGAGCGCAAGTCTGTGATTGACTTTGGTATTCCCCAATCACGTATTGCAACAATCTTTCCCTTCTACGATACCAATTCAACGACATTCTACTACATGACTCAAAAAGTTCATCCGTTGTTGCGCAAATGAgcttttttctctcttgacATATAACTAGTTTTCctttagtttataaaaaacCCATTGTAGGTGGTCCTTGTATTCTTCTATTTTGGAGCTATAGACCACTATATCGATCCACGTTCTTCTATTTGAGCATGCGACCATAGGCAAACAATTCCCTGAACAAGCATACTCGTTACACTGTTTAGGGTTGCGATGTTGGGGTTTCTCCCTAACAACACCCTATTTTTCCTAATTGCGTTGTTGGTGTTGGGGCACTGCAAGGCAAAAGCCTATTAGCTTTTTTCAGTCactaattttctttggtttacTTTGGTTGATGCTAttctatttcatatttgttaaaattagcTCTAAAATGGCTTTAATTAGCACCAATTTTCACCTACCAATttctcaaaactaataatacaaTCATGAACGAGCTTGAATTAAGCGAAAATAGATAACGAATTTAAGAGGCTATCAAAGACTAAATTTTAGAATGTATGTTCTAttctttgtattatatattagatggaaaaaaagttttaaggttttatattatataatttataatctctcttataaaaaaagttcaactaACTAGTAATTTTAGTAGCAAGATTGGGTCGAATCAcagaaaaattaagataaaatctctctaagaaaaattaattattttttaaaacatacaGTAGGGTTAGTAGGTGCATCTGGATGTGTCACGCCTTGTCCCGCACTGAAAAGTTTCTCATGCTTGCcttttgtcttctttcttcctcccaGTGTCTTCTTTCCTTCATTTGCTTAATGGgttctttgatttttcttccatgGAATAATGTGGAGGTTCTTTGGAGTGGCTGCATCAGTAATGAGTTTGATTTATCTTTTGCGATCTTTGGGATATATCGATGTTGTGATTCTGtgttttctttgattcttttggttttgttgtCCTTGAAGCTGCAAATAGGAATTCTTTTTGGGAAGGAAATTATTTTAGACAATATTTTTGGGTTGgccattctctttctttttctattgaaTTGGAAATTTAGAAATCTTTTACTTTGTCCTTTGTGAAAACGAGAACATGTATTCTCTCATTCCTGCTCAAAAGAGAATATATGTTTCCGTCGATGTTCATTACTGTTAGGATTGTAACATTTATTCTCTAGTTTTTAGAGGGGCAAGAGGGAGAATATGCTTGAGAATTCTCTTCCTTTGTGTCTGTAGAGCAACAAAGTTGGTTATGATGTTTAGCTCAGAGACGTAGACTATTCATGTTTCATCTCATATGCTTGGATATAGCTagcttcttgtttctttttatgtattttaaattctattagtCAGTAATTTTATGGTGGAGGTTTGATTGCTGAAAACTCCATTGCTATCTTACTATTTTACAGGTAAATTAGGGGAAATGACTTTAAACAAGTACAAGGGGATAAAAGGAACTGTATTGGaacaaaaaatatgcattGGTCGAGTTCTATTGTCGACGTGTTTTACAAAGTTGTGTgcctgaaaatatatatgttgttagccgattatattatataaatcatTTCTCATCCCATTGATTGGTATATCAGTCCGAATTTGAAGTAcaacatacatatattaaatgtTACTTATATACCATCAAAATCATGTCAAAATTGGAAATGgaacaaaataactaatatattttatacatggTAAATCTGATAATATATACCATTAATGCAATTAAGATGTACcataagaaacaaacaaaaagaataaaaacataGTACAACTAccactaaaatataaataaattagatcatcaaaaccaaactaattgaatgaaaacaaattcatatcaaaatataatcgAACTAACATAAACCACCAATATAATTTAAGTGATGGTATagtagtttttatttagtataCTAATTGACTGGATACAAAAtaaagagtatatatatatatatacttgttCAAACACATGTTATAGAACTTTAAAGCATaacttatgattttttttaccatcttttcatttaatattttacgaTTTTTgttataccatttttttaagaaaaattaaatctaaatttttttgatctaattaaattttaacctagCCAGTTTCTGGTGAAAGtctttccattttccttcttAATAGTTATACAAACAGATTTTTTCAGATTGATACATGttaatttcaactttcttttgtCCTATATATCCGTCAATTCTATTAATTTCTCTAACAAGTGTATGCCTTAGTTTGGACGTGTGTAAACTATCGTAATAAAAATTTAGCATCCAGATCCCATCAAATTAccttaattaagaaaagataaGTGGATCTTTTAAGACACAAAAGAATCAATATTTGGTACTTACACATAATAGTACAGTACAGTGATTCCCCTTGCAACTATTGGaacatttagaaattaatatataaaatattttgtagtaGTACAATTGGTGATGTCAGAGATTAGAATATCAACTAAAATGAGAACATACATGAAAGAAGAGACTAAACAagagattttcttttaagaagaTGAATCAATAAGAAACTTTTCCAAGAgttggagaaaagaaagagctGGCTTGGTTGCCACTTCTTCCATGTGaacttcatcttcatcatctcttTCAGTCCCATAAACAACCTTGACTTCCACTAGggtttctttctctttcatgGAAAAAAGCTTAAATGTTGtcttgaaagaagaaaaccctCTTTTTAAGAGAATTCCCTCCATTACTTCTAGCCCAAATTCATGTTTTGTCTCATCAAGTTCTACAATCCTTTCCTTCTGGATTTTCACAATCTTCACACCtgcaaatcaattttttttgggggagattttaatgatttatttgagaatatattttaatgatttacCTAAATAGGTAGGAGAGGAccttattttatattcattgTATTGGTCGACAGTCATGAACTAATATTTGAGCTCTATGTGTGTTTATAATATATtgcaaaaatattatatcCATTCTAATACTTAATACTCATCAACTTAAGTTAGTTTTGGACCAATTAgtgatttaacattttagaatGATTGAGGGGCtgaattgaaaaaatttagttttgattttttggtattgaaacaaacttaaaaagcCTATAATAACTACTTCAACATATTGGTTTATGTATCTATATTCTAGGATAGTTTTCCAAAGCTAAGtttataaaactaaacaaagaaaagaaaaaaaagagtaaaattaataagtttttaaaacttatatttttttttgttttttgaactTGGCTAATAACTTAGATGTTTATAATCATGCATAAAATTTAGTGGGGAAACAAACATAATGGTCAAAAGCAGGAAATCACATagttatatatcaaaataaataagggcttcaatttttatatattttgtgtatTCAGTTTTAACTATCTAGCTAAATATATATgtctatacatatatatgaattCACCATATTAGTTTGACACAAGGATTCCATTCACCATATGGGTTTAACCCATCAAATTATGGTAGGGTCAAATGATTGccaatgaaaataaagaaagctAAAACATAATGGTAACAAcatggaagaaaacaaaagaactgACCACGGCCAAGATGGAAGAGGAAGACTGAGCCAAGGCCACCGTTTCCATGAATGAGCTCAATTTTTTCAACAGTGTTAGGCATGAGCTTTGGAATGATAAATCTCAAGTCTTTTACCAAAGCTTTCCATAGGGTTTCAATTCCAACCCTAACTTTTGCTTGAGCTTTAGCCTCCTTAACCATGCTCTCCTCTTTTTTGTTGCTTTCACTTTAAATCACAAAAACatcaagtttttttcttctttttttataaagaagaGATATTGTTACATTTTTGGGACAAGAGATGAGAACGTGTTAGATGACAACTCAACAcaccatttaattttattcacaCACAtgttctttgttcttttctgTTGCTTTAATCACAGTGTTCGAGGATTTTAGAGCTGGGGAATCTTGTGAGTATTTGAGCATTATTATGCATGCATCCATAGAATGCATtacatattataaaaagaaatgaatggGAAGTGTGTTTAGTTCGCTCTTATCCGTTGTTTTAAGATAATATTGTCTTTGATTGACACTTGAAAATTGAGGTTTAtaaagttatttattattattatgttgatTTTGGGCaatctgttttcttttaataaagaatGAGAGGCCCATGAAGTATAAGCGTTGTGATTCCTCAACTTAAATAAAACACatgtaattgaaataatatcaatattagCAATTAGCTTAttccattctttttaaatcttattttaagtttcactctttacatttaaaaatttatgcaGGGTCTACGATAAGTTTAGTAAGTAAATGGATGCATACTGTATGGAGTTAATTACAAAAGATTCAACATGGTTGAAGCATATATACTCTTTATTAGAACATGTATTAGGGTATAAAGAGGTAAGTTGTCATGGTCGTTAAAAACAATTTACTTTTCCCCAAGTGAAACTAAGGTAGATGAATTTAACCAGATAATTGGGAGTTATACTCCATGTTTAAAACATTGATGAAATATTGAGttcttattttaatgaaaaatttgatgaaCTTCTAATTTGCTTCAATTTGGCCAAAACTCCCTTGAACTTCTTTTCATGCCTTGATTCCAAGGATGTCTATTTAATATGTGGGGAATCTCCCAATATATGGAGAATGGGGGACGGAGtgggaaattttttttcattggcAACATGGGGATCAATACATTCTCCAATCCCAATCCCGATCCCGACcccaaaataacaaatttgaccaaatattacaacatatagcaaaattttcgGATTCTAcatagacattgatagacactaataTACTTCTATGAGTGATATCGatagatagtgatagaagtctatcaatttctatcattgataaaatccaaaattttgctataaattgtaaatatttaatttattttgttatttttgaaaatgtacctaaaaaacatattttgatattattcctctcattcttttctctattccatttctttattttttttcccctaaTTTCATTTCTATGTCGTgaacttttcttaaaaagtatatgtatatgttgtGTCCTGACTTgtgatttgtaaatttttctttaaaaaatacattgttgtgtcttaaaaaatatgatgtaaatgAAAGCTTTGTTAAAATACTTATGGAttgatctttatttttttttgtatgaattttttaattttataaatgaatttctAAATGTATCttctaatatttaaatatttatttgataaacaatgaaaatttgacaatttaattgttttaaataagaaaattgataataatttatcaaaaataaaacaaaattgaaaatgtatataaatcATTCATCATGGAATtagatatagcaaaatcaacaaaaacgtctaaaaatataatcaaattttagatttattattgataagaGTTTAATATTGACTaggattttcaaaattgaaaattgagagaatcCCTAAAATGAATGGGGACAAATTGAATAGGAATTAAAGTTAATGGAGGTATAAGAGAGAAATTGTGTCcacatattttgttttaaagtagtatatatctttattttactttttgttatgCAATTAATGTTTAACTATAATTGCATATAGTTTCTGTATAGAACAACAATTTGCAAATCATCTATACGTCTACCTTAACAAGGAATGGGAAATGCTCACTTGACCTTCCTATTCATTCTTCTTTGTCATTCCTTAAGAATTAAGGAAAGTCTCCACACCTTCCTAATAactgaaacaaaaacaaattaactaaACAACTATTTAATTCTCTTCACCAATGCTGACTTTAATACCCATCCAGaaggaaacaaaacaaaaagaaaccaaaatgaaaatgaactactttagagaaaaaaatgtgtgCATTAAATGGGATGTTATGCATACAATTAAGTGGTAGGCCTTTACCCAAcaaccataaaattaattattagacaTCTAACTTCGAAAGGTTCATGGCTATTTGTGGGAATAGTTAATTGATCCACATGTACTTTCATtggcaaaataaaaaaggtgtAAAAGGGGTGTGCCTTTCAAGCCAAGAATGTTCAAAGCTATTATACTTTGAATTGTTGAgaacataatttaaattcattcttcaaatttgtataattaaaaaatatctttggtgttattcataatatatacCACAGTGTCTTAACTTTAGTCTAGTCTCCTTCcattcaaaactaatatatCGATTGTTTCATTTAATGTAGACATACAAATGCCTAATCGTCGTATTAATCAGACTGATTTTTATATCGAtatattcttcaatttctattgttatttttgaaaattttcctttgttAAAAGTGTGAGCTTAAATCTCGTAATCATTTACTTCTTTTTACTGTTACTGTCCCCTTGTATTAAAAGTGtgaatttgtaataattaattacaaaaaaagtttACTGGAATCAAATTGCATACACTAAAATAACAATGCAATTGGATGATGTGACGAAGAGTCTAAAGATTAACAAGGTGCCAACGTGTTTATTAGATTTGGAGAGAGATAACTTTCAAGTTTATGATGCTAGCCACTTGGGTACCATTGAAGTggtttgtttggttgtttagTATGGTGTTCAAAGTAGCTTGGAGCTTCTATGGAAGGAATTTaagtaaacttttttttttcttggtatTTGTTTCCTGCGTTTTTAGAAGGAAATTGAAGCAATCAATCTAAGAAGCTTCCTACAAGAATTGGCCATAGTTCTATTAATATGGAGAAAAGTTACAAATTGGAAGGCTAGAGAGAAGCCTAGAACAACTCAATCTAACAAAGCTCTATAGTTAAGAGAAATAACACTAGAGTCGTACTGGTTATATGTAGTGTGGTGATTAGACCAAACTCCTATCAGATTACACACGTCTTTCTAAAGGTTTACAACATATTGGATTTTTCGTTAAAGATTCTATTGTTTCTCTCCATCCACATTGTCTAGAGGAGCATAGCAACTGCATTGAAACGGGTGACATTTCttctatttgtttgtttcaacCTGATTAAAGATTTGATTAGGGAGTTTAGGTTGTCTTTGTTGATAATTCCGCCAATTGATCTCAAGCGCTTGTCCCAAAGTGTTTTTGTAACCTTACACTCCATGAGAAGGTGGTTGAAATGTTGGTTATTGGAGTAACAAAGCACACATCTGTTTGGGTTGAGATATAAGGATGGAAATTTCCTTTGGATGACAGCCAAAGTATTGATTTTTATGTAAAGAACAgtccataaaaaaattttgCACTTGTTAGGCACAACAGAAGACcaaaatttttcaaagatttaGAGTTCGCCTTAATAAGTTGGATTTGATGAACTTCATGAAGAGCCTTTTTTTACCAAAGCAGTGGTATAGCATTTATTTCCATTTAGCGTCCATGTTGGTGTGCTATTTTCTTTGAGTGCATTAGGAGTTGGAAGAAAGGACTTATTACTGTTCTATAATGCTATCTCCCTATCATTCAAAGATCTTCTTAGCTAAAGGTTCCAATCATTGGAGTTTGAGTCCCAAACTTCTTTGATTGAAGCATTGTTTGATTGGCAAAGAGCAAAAAGTCTTGAAAAAGAAGCGGAAATGGGACTTTTTTCATTCCACATACCATGCTTGAAGGAAATATATTTCCTATTGTTAATTTCCAAGTTATTGTTGATCCCGAACCATTGCTTGTTTTTAATTGTGAACATTCAGAGGGCCCTCAGACTACCGTGAATACCTTTTGAAGGAAGATCTCCTATGTGTGAGCCTTTGTATTTAGCAGGGTTGATTTGCCTTCACAAAGCATTTGATTTCGTATGGTAACGCCATAGCCATTTACATAAATGAGCGGAGTTAGTGTTTTTCAGCTTTGATAAACCCAATCCACCTTTGTCCTTTGGGCTTGTGACTATATCCCATCGTGCAATACAAGGTGAGTGGTGTGAGAATTTGGGTTGTTGACATTTGAATCCCAAACAAAATTCCtccaaaattttttaatttgcttGTAGATGGCCTTGGGAGCTTTGAAATTAGAGAGCTAGTAAGTGGGAAGACTGGAAAGACTAGCTTTGAGGAGAGTTAGTTTGCTACCTTTTGAACATTGGGAATATTTCCACATGTTGAGCTTTTTTCGAATTTTGGCTTTGATATTATCCCAAAAGCTGATATAATTTGGCTTACCTCCAAGAAGGAACACCAAGATAGATTATCGACAGAGCTTGAGCTTTTAGCTTCAAAAGGGCCACCACTATGGAGAAACgaacttttgaaatattgataGGACTTAAGGTGGATTTGTTTCGATTAATGGAGAGACCAGAAGCtgcttcaaataaatttaaggcATACCTTAAGTTTGAAATGGCAGAATCATTGTCttcaacaaaaatcaaaatgtcaTATGCAAAGAGGATGTGGTTAAGGCTGCAAGTGTCATTGAAAACAACTCCTTGAAGAGTTTTGATGGAATTTAGATAATCGAGGATTACACGGAGGTATTCCATAGCcaaagcaaaaataaaaggagATAGAGGGTTTTCTTATCGTAAACCTCTTTTTGGAGATGTGATCCTTCAGTTgaccatttataataattgagtATTGAACAATGGTTATGCAAGCTTTGATCCATTTTCTTCACCCGCAaggaaaatttttctttatcaacaTAAAATCAAAGAATTTTCAGTTTATAGTGTCAAAGGCCTTCTCAATATCAATCTTAACCACGTAgccttttgttttgttggttCTCCAGTAGTTCACTGCTTCATTAGCCGTTAAGATTGCACCTGTAATTTGCCTATTTTTCACAAAAGCAAATTGGTTATCTACGATAGTACTTGGCGAAGTCTGCTTCAGTATGTTAGCTTAGGTGTTGGCAACCACTTTGTAGAGAAATGTAGTTAAACTAATGGGTCTAAAATCCGCAAGCATGAaacaatcttttttctttgcaataaGTGTAATGAAAGTGTTTTTTACATTCTTGTTTATCACACCTTTCGAGTGAAAATCGTTGAGAAAGTCCATAATATCCTTCTTTAAGAGAAACCACGACTTTTTATAGAGTTCCAGAGGAAAGCCATCAGGTCCTTGGAgctttgttgttgttgaaagTGAAGATGGTTTTCtaatttcctcttcttcaaagGGAGCACAAAGCAAATAGTGAAAATTGTTAATCAACGGGGTTCCAATTCAGATTGTCAATCAGCAACAAAGGCTTTTTATTCTTACATTAGATGCTCTTGAAATGGTTTAAGAAACACTTCACAATTTTGTGATTTATCTTGTGTATAGCGCCTTTTCATCCATGATTTCTGTGGTTAGGTCTTTTTCCTGTCTCGCTGTGCAAGCTTTGTGGAAGAAAGGGGTACTTTCGTCTCCATCCTTAATCCATAACTTTTTCGCTCTTTGGGACCAGTATCGAGCTTCATTGTAATCAAGAATATCAAGCTCTGATTTTAGAGCGAGTCTTCTGTCACTGTCAACCTCACATAGCAAGTTGTCAGCTTCTTTTTTGTCTAAAGCTTCAATTTCTTGAATTAAATCCTTTCTTATTGAGATAGAAAGCTTGTTGTTGGTTAGCTGCTAGTTGCACATGAGTCTAGCAATACTCTTCAATCTTTCCATAATATTATGGTGTTTTTCCACCacattttgatgtttttcttaaaatcttTGTTGTTCAAAGTGTCTACATTGAGCTTAAAAGGAGTGGGACTCCAAGTTAATTCTTCTGATTCAAGAATGATCGTAAAATGATTAGTGATGGTTCTAGCAAGCGTTCTTGAATGATGTTTCTTCAAAGACTGCTCTCATTGCTTTGAGTAGAGAAAACGATCTGAACGGGAGCAAGTTGAATTTATTCTTAGGTTCAACTAGGTGTACTTGTTGTTACTGAGCGGAGGATCCAACAAACTGTGATTCTAgataaaattgttgttattggCCGTAGTTTCATCTTTGTGTCTGAAAACATTGAAGCCACCATCTATGAGCCAGACATTAGAACAAATTGTTGCAAGGTGATAAAGATCAGTCCATAAGTTTGCTATATCACTTCTTTTTGGGGACCATAGATTTTTGTTAAACCAGCAATAATGatcttttattgatttgaagtTGAGCAAAAGCATAAAAGAACCTTTAAAGTGGTTGATACAAGAATGATGAACATTGTCCCAAAGAATCAGAATAACGTTGAAACTTCCATTATATTTAAAGCTTTTGAAAGCCATTTGATGCTCTTTTTTCCCCCAAAGAGAATTGATAGTATGATTGCTAACTTTTTGTAGTTTAGTTTTAGTAAGAATGACAACGTGTGGATCAATAATTTAAAGCTGCATTttgtagtttagttttattccaagctaaaacttttatttcaaaacagATGAGCCCTGAATTTCTTTGTCAGAACCGATAGCAATATGATCATATTTGAGAATATCTTCTTCCAGATTTGTTAATGAGTCATTGGCTTGCAGCACGGACGAGAGCTTgagcttgttttcttttagcCAATCCCTTAGTTGTTTTTCGAAGAATTCTCCTCTAgctaaaatttcattttaatctataaacgttataataatttgttttaataaaacagAAGTAGAGTTTTTCTtgtcaatataatataaaaataagtgaCGATTATATTTACGACTCTTTTATGTGcacaaaatgttaaaaagcACACGTGTGACATCAAATAGAAAACATACTTAAATTGAGATGActaatacaaataaacattgattatgtaaaatttgttttaaagatATCTTTTGACACTAATAGAATGGcaacaacaattttaattctttattatatatagttgtAAAAATGATCATTatgtcttttaatttttacacaTCAACCTAATTCgtcaatttttatcatttattttccaTCCAAAGAAATTGGAGTAATTTTTAAGTATGAGAGCACAACTAAggcaaaagttcaaaattattttatataattaaaaaaccaAGAATAAAGGGGGGGAAAACTCAATGGCAAAAGAGtgaaaatacaatataatgTAAACT of the Cucumis sativus cultivar 9930 chromosome 3, Cucumber_9930_V3, whole genome shotgun sequence genome contains:
- the LOC105434797 gene encoding phytohormone-binding protein, which produces MVKEAKAQAKVRVGIETLWKALVKDLRFIIPKLMPNTVEKIELIHGNGGLGSVFLFHLGRGVKIVKIQKERIVELDETKHEFGLEVMEGILLKRGFSSFKTTFKLFSMKEKETLVEVKVVYGTERDDEDEVHMEEVATKPALSFLQLLEKFLIDSSS